From a single Labrus bergylta chromosome 14, fLabBer1.1, whole genome shotgun sequence genomic region:
- the LOC109979055 gene encoding coiled-coil domain-containing protein 42 homolog produces MTMSSISDVEKELQRLPEGTCIVVPGAVCFDQMTALLDLHKKQQENEDIEAEVEESKAKLENLKKRKDELEEEIGGYMSLDAYTEQLCKEDEAYRTTERMQREREEELQKREEVKRLREEYVRLQDKKAELHRQVERDAVYQKYMERAVKMTKFKDVPQLISNFERLLRFEELHQRDAESAQKVEENKRTVAALKDQHNLVWLQRNNDMYPLPAELAKERSKSVTWERRWAHIKQTAAKKTLLMGQIKMAAFNLYDMRSGAEDGEEAVDMCDTETQLEEVQKFFQDSEDFLRQHQPAEQRRKEEKEEEKEEEKKKKKKKKKKKQKANRPERDLPLI; encoded by the coding sequence ATGACCATGAGCTCCATCTCAGACGTGGAGAAGGAGTTGCAGCGTTTGCCTGAAGGGACGTGCATTGTGGTTCCGGGCGCCGTCTGCTTTGACCAGATGACCGCCCTCCTCGACCTACACAAGAAACAACAAGAGAATGAGGACAtcgaggcagaggtggaggagagtAAAGCTAAGctggaaaacttaaaaaagcGCAAAGATGAGTTGGAGGAGGAGATTGGGGGATATATGTCGCTGGACGCGTACACTGAACAGCTGTGTAAGGAAGACGAGGCTTACAGAACCACAGAGAGgatgcagagggagagagaggaggagcttCAGAAGAGGGAGGAGGTTAAGAGGCTGAGAGAGGAGTACGTCAGGCTGCAGGATAAGAAAGCAGAGCTGCATCGTCAGGTGGAGAGAGACGCTGTGTACCAGAAATACATGGAGCGAGCCGTGAAGATGACCAAGTTCAAGGATGTCCCGCAGCTCATCAGCAACTTCGAGAGGCTCCTCCGCTTCGAAGAGCTGCATCAGAGGGACGCCGAGTCGGCTCAGAAGGTGGAGGAGAATAAACGGACTGTGGCGGCGCTGAAGGACCAGCACAACCTGGTCTGGCTGCAGAGGAACAACGATATGTACCCGCTCCCGGCCGAGCTGGCAAAGGAGCGCTCCAAATCCGTCACATGGGAGAGGAGGTGGGCCCACATTAAGCAGACCGCGGCGAAGAAGACACTGCTCATGGGACAAATCAAGATGGCCGCCTTCAACCTGTATGACATGAGGAGCGGGGCCGAAGACGGAGAGGAAGCGGTGGACATgtgtgacacagagacacagctggAAGAGGTCCAGAAGTTCTTCCAGGACTCCGAAGACTTCCTGAGACAACATCAACCTGCTGAGCAGAGGCgcaaagaggagaaggaagaggagaaggaagaggagaagaagaagaagaagaagaagaagaagaagaagcaaaaagCTAATCGACCCGAAAGAGACCTGCCTCTCATCTGA